Proteins found in one Butyricicoccus intestinisimiae genomic segment:
- a CDS encoding response regulator: protein MRTFSIVLADDEPQILHGMLGGIPWEQLGFSVAATAGNGQEALEYVQKLHPDLLISDIKMPFLDGLELARILHDALMHIKIVLFSGWDDFEYARRAISYGVSEYVLKPIDFEEMQQLLSKLHAELEEEYDFRTNRQRQEKIYQQSLPLLRQQFFTQLLQGKITQEYAAQQMELLDLSFTYPAYAVALMQTQNNEDILTQISVQQIVEEMLGKVCTVYSFGMYEQTVYLLGLPDTNSSRLILKSLEEAAHMSQRMLKAKFSCGLGLCCDTWMQLETAYAQAKDALEYNVVAKEDVITYYGDVTPNNRAQEPDWTCLLEPLELAVKHGNTEEISGEVKKLLEAIQKHKYSFNEYQLIILDIIFSLSKLYRRYQIQEEDGLAGSKHMVMRILSLRTGEELNNWLYNYCDFTSRSIQKQQTDQNAILANQARDYVDNHFSQPDLSVETMCQLFNVSASHFSKVFRREIGTSFLNYLTQRRLDEAARLLTETEEKSRVIGEMVGYPEPNYFSYVFKKNRGVSPAKYRKQEQANA from the coding sequence ATGCGTACCTTTAGTATCGTTTTAGCAGACGATGAGCCGCAAATCCTGCATGGCATGCTGGGAGGCATCCCGTGGGAACAATTGGGATTTTCCGTTGCGGCCACGGCGGGCAACGGACAGGAAGCGCTGGAATATGTGCAGAAGCTGCATCCGGATTTGCTCATCAGTGACATCAAGATGCCGTTTTTGGACGGCTTGGAGCTTGCGCGGATTCTGCACGATGCGTTGATGCACATTAAAATCGTCCTCTTTTCCGGATGGGATGACTTTGAGTACGCCAGACGGGCGATTAGCTACGGCGTTTCGGAATATGTCCTCAAACCGATTGATTTTGAAGAAATGCAGCAGCTGCTCTCCAAGCTGCATGCAGAGCTGGAAGAAGAATACGATTTCCGCACCAACCGGCAGCGGCAGGAAAAAATATACCAGCAGAGCTTGCCGCTGCTGCGGCAGCAGTTTTTCACCCAACTGCTGCAGGGAAAAATCACGCAGGAATATGCGGCGCAGCAAATGGAACTGCTGGATCTCTCATTTACATATCCGGCATATGCGGTTGCGCTCATGCAGACGCAAAACAACGAGGATATTCTGACCCAAATCTCGGTACAGCAAATTGTGGAAGAAATGCTGGGCAAGGTGTGCACGGTGTATTCTTTTGGTATGTACGAGCAGACGGTGTATTTGCTCGGCCTGCCGGACACAAACAGCAGCCGTCTCATTTTGAAATCGTTGGAAGAAGCGGCGCATATGTCACAGCGCATGCTCAAGGCAAAATTCTCTTGCGGTCTGGGCTTGTGCTGTGACACGTGGATGCAGCTGGAAACGGCATACGCACAGGCAAAGGATGCGCTGGAATACAATGTCGTTGCCAAAGAGGACGTCATTACCTATTACGGCGATGTGACGCCCAACAACAGGGCACAGGAACCCGATTGGACGTGTCTGCTGGAGCCGCTGGAGCTTGCGGTAAAGCACGGCAATACAGAGGAAATTTCCGGCGAGGTCAAGAAGTTGCTCGAAGCGATTCAAAAACACAAATACAGCTTTAATGAATATCAGCTGATTATTTTGGATATTATTTTTTCGCTTTCCAAATTGTATCGGCGATACCAGATACAGGAAGAAGACGGACTGGCAGGTTCCAAGCACATGGTCATGCGCATTCTTTCCCTGCGGACAGGCGAGGAGCTGAACAACTGGCTGTACAACTACTGCGACTTTACCAGCCGAAGCATTCAAAAGCAGCAGACCGACCAAAATGCCATTCTTGCCAATCAAGCGCGCGACTATGTGGACAACCATTTCAGCCAGCCGGATCTTTCGGTGGAAACCATGTGTCAGCTGTTCAACGTCAGTGCTTCGCATTTCTCCAAAGTATTTCGGCGCGAAATCGGAACCAGTTTTTTGAACTATCTGACCCAGCGCAGACTGGATGAGGCGGCACGGCTGCTGACGGAAACCGAGGAGAAAAGCCGCGTCATCGGCGAGATGGTCGGCTATCCGGAACCGAACTATTTCAGCTATGTGTTTAAGAAAAACCGCGGGGTATCTCCGGCAAAATATCGAAAGCAGGAACAGGCCAATGCGTGA
- a CDS encoding cache domain-containing sensor histidine kinase, with protein sequence MREKRHPLSVRKLFPLLFSGMITVCIAVLIVLFSRYVSGQIQNNVQTDTERQMDALSAGLEQEIKSMSDLINQVYYQILKTGDGTQTARDASLQDFYRQHNRQLVNVALYLKSGETVWSTEQTPVPAADVVKQPWFQQAAQTIEQISFGSPQLVCQKDQLTRVLVVSRYVEFTRGGQSTEGVLRLDFPVSDLDSTLERYKSTKVDYCYVLDTDGSMLYHPFRKEIASGLWEEWSIPMLSDTTVQHNHAAWNIQTHQIGYTGWKLVAVRSLTDVQQQNHNLYVILWVVLCAAGAVLILTDLLLLRLITHPVSKLSAVMERFGVGDLSVRAQAEGIGELRALADHFNSMAERIQGLMRRVIANEKEKRHMERKLLQSQITPHFLYNTLDSIIWMIQSGEYEGAGKMVSLLAKFFRVSLSQGKDIIPLRKEIEHAVSYLSIQNIRFKDKFEFITDIDASLLDYLCPKITIQPIIENAVYHGMEGKYDDGEIELSVHEVDGNICIAVADNGGGMTEEQIDYILHNKVVSSKRGSGVGVHNVDDRLKLLYGPEYGVTIESVLDEGTTVRMTIPKVRETDEE encoded by the coding sequence ATGCGTGAAAAAAGACATCCTCTGAGCGTGCGTAAGCTGTTTCCGTTGTTGTTTTCTGGTATGATTACGGTGTGCATTGCGGTGCTGATTGTGCTGTTTTCGCGCTATGTATCCGGTCAGATTCAAAACAATGTGCAGACGGATACCGAGCGCCAAATGGATGCGCTCTCTGCGGGGTTGGAGCAAGAGATCAAAAGTATGTCGGATTTGATCAATCAGGTATATTACCAAATTCTCAAAACCGGCGACGGCACACAGACGGCGCGGGATGCCTCGCTGCAGGACTTTTATCGGCAGCATAACAGGCAGCTGGTCAACGTGGCGCTGTATCTCAAATCCGGTGAGACCGTCTGGAGTACAGAGCAGACACCGGTGCCGGCGGCGGACGTTGTCAAGCAGCCGTGGTTTCAGCAGGCGGCACAGACCATTGAACAGATTTCCTTCGGTTCGCCGCAGCTGGTCTGTCAGAAAGATCAGCTCACCCGTGTGCTTGTGGTGAGCCGATATGTAGAATTTACCCGCGGCGGGCAGTCGACAGAGGGCGTGCTTCGCTTGGATTTTCCGGTTTCGGATTTGGACAGCACGCTTGAACGATACAAAAGCACCAAGGTAGACTATTGCTATGTCCTCGACACGGACGGCAGCATGCTGTATCATCCGTTTCGCAAGGAGATTGCCAGCGGCTTGTGGGAAGAATGGTCGATACCGATGCTGTCGGACACAACCGTTCAGCACAACCATGCAGCATGGAACATCCAGACGCATCAAATCGGCTATACCGGCTGGAAGCTGGTTGCGGTTCGCTCGCTGACCGATGTGCAGCAGCAAAATCACAATTTGTATGTCATTTTATGGGTGGTTCTGTGCGCGGCGGGCGCCGTACTGATTTTGACGGATTTGCTGCTGCTGCGATTGATTACGCATCCGGTCAGCAAATTGTCCGCAGTGATGGAACGGTTCGGCGTCGGAGATTTGAGCGTGCGGGCACAGGCGGAAGGCATTGGTGAGCTGCGCGCGCTGGCAGACCACTTCAACAGCATGGCAGAGCGCATTCAGGGACTGATGCGGCGGGTGATTGCAAACGAAAAGGAAAAGCGCCACATGGAGCGCAAGCTGCTGCAATCGCAGATTACGCCGCATTTTTTGTACAACACATTGGATTCTATCATTTGGATGATTCAAAGCGGAGAATATGAAGGCGCGGGAAAAATGGTATCGCTGCTGGCGAAGTTTTTCCGTGTCTCTCTGAGTCAGGGAAAAGACATTATTCCGCTGAGAAAAGAAATCGAGCACGCGGTAAGCTATCTCTCCATTCAAAACATCCGGTTCAAAGACAAATTTGAATTTATCACGGACATTGATGCGTCGCTGCTCGACTATTTGTGCCCCAAAATCACCATTCAGCCGATTATTGAAAATGCCGTGTATCACGGCATGGAAGGAAAATACGATGATGGAGAAATCGAGCTGTCGGTGCATGAGGTGGACGGCAATATTTGTATCGCGGTGGCGGACAATGGCGGCGGCATGACCGAGGAGCAAATCGACTATATCCTGCACAACAAAGTGGTTTCCAGCAAGCGCGGCTCGGGCGTCGGCGTACACAATGTGGATGATCGGCTGAAATTGCTGTATGGTCCGGAATATGGCGTGACGATTGAAAGCGTGCTGGACGAGGGAACGACCGTGCGCATGACCATTCCAAAGGTGCGTGAAACAGATGAAGAATAA
- a CDS encoding substrate-binding domain-containing protein, with amino-acid sequence MKHKRQMGVYALLLACVLLLCLWIWKFPVKQQKRVYKIGVCVYDLDDSFMKSMTEELEQALETQVSADLPVRYEVLDANGSDNVQQKQIQYLLKQDCDVLVLNLVQADSAADSLNQARSRDIPVILFNREPDEMDLQIGEKVWYVGTDGQAAGVLQATMLREAWDSQHIDKNQNGTLDYILIEGEQSHYDTIRRTNAFLSETGKTLPMNQLAGLSADWARQRATEQLGTLSEQELREAEAIVCNNDDMALGAYDFYQRKGWDSPLILGINKTQAMQQRIDDGEIYGTVDINPSQQVHLVCQLINQTAAGTSVQQKIWYAEPLAYKTANK; translated from the coding sequence ATGAAACACAAAAGACAAATGGGCGTGTATGCGCTGCTGCTGGCGTGTGTCTTGCTCCTCTGCCTGTGGATATGGAAATTTCCGGTGAAGCAGCAAAAGCGCGTGTATAAAATCGGCGTCTGCGTGTATGACTTGGACGATTCGTTCATGAAAAGCATGACGGAGGAATTGGAACAAGCGCTGGAAACACAGGTGTCCGCAGATTTGCCGGTTCGATATGAAGTGCTGGACGCCAACGGCAGCGATAATGTGCAGCAAAAGCAGATTCAATATTTGCTCAAGCAGGATTGTGATGTTTTGGTGCTGAATTTGGTTCAGGCGGATTCCGCAGCGGACAGCCTGAATCAAGCGCGCAGCAGAGACATCCCCGTGATTTTGTTCAACCGAGAGCCGGACGAGATGGATTTGCAAATCGGAGAAAAAGTCTGGTACGTCGGCACGGACGGACAGGCGGCGGGCGTGCTGCAGGCGACCATGCTGCGAGAGGCGTGGGACAGTCAGCACATAGACAAAAATCAAAACGGAACACTGGACTACATTCTCATCGAGGGCGAGCAGTCGCATTACGACACGATTCGGCGCACCAATGCGTTTTTGTCGGAAACAGGAAAAACCCTGCCGATGAATCAGCTTGCCGGCTTGTCTGCGGATTGGGCGCGGCAGCGCGCGACCGAGCAGTTGGGCACGCTGTCCGAGCAGGAGCTGCGGGAGGCGGAGGCGATTGTCTGTAACAACGATGATATGGCGCTCGGCGCCTATGATTTTTACCAGCGAAAGGGCTGGGACAGCCCGCTGATTCTGGGCATCAATAAAACGCAGGCGATGCAGCAGCGGATTGATGACGGAGAAATTTATGGAACCGTGGACATCAATCCATCGCAGCAGGTGCATCTGGTTTGTCAGCTAATCAATCAGACTGCCGCGGGAACATCCGTCCAACAGAAGATTTGGTATGCGGAACCGCTGGCATATAAAACGGCAAACAAATAA
- a CDS encoding aminotransferase class IV, giving the protein MKTLGYYNGKYGELDEMSIPMNDRVCWFGDGVYDAGPARNGKIFAIDEHIDRFFNSAGLLDIVMPVTKPELKQLLQEMVDKMDDTELFVYYQVTRGTGIRNHAYTEGAGNLWIMIIPQVIGDCKEPIKLITQPDTRFLHCNIKTLNLIPSCVASEKAKKAGCQETVFYRPGNRVTECAHSNVSILKDGKFITAPTDNLILPGIARAHLIQACKKLEIPVSETPYTLEELFDADEIIVSSSSKLCLRACEIDGKPVGGKDAERMEKLRAAVIEEFESATAAQ; this is encoded by the coding sequence ATGAAAACACTGGGCTATTATAACGGAAAATACGGAGAACTGGACGAGATGTCCATCCCGATGAACGACCGCGTCTGTTGGTTCGGCGACGGCGTGTATGATGCGGGTCCGGCGCGCAACGGCAAGATTTTTGCGATTGACGAGCATATCGACCGCTTCTTTAACAGCGCAGGACTGCTGGACATTGTCATGCCGGTTACCAAGCCGGAGCTCAAGCAGCTGCTGCAGGAAATGGTGGATAAGATGGACGATACCGAGCTGTTTGTTTACTATCAGGTGACGCGCGGCACCGGCATTCGCAACCATGCATATACAGAGGGTGCAGGCAATCTGTGGATTATGATTATTCCGCAGGTCATCGGAGACTGCAAGGAGCCGATCAAGCTGATTACGCAGCCGGACACCCGTTTCCTGCACTGCAACATCAAGACACTGAATCTGATTCCGTCCTGCGTTGCATCGGAAAAGGCAAAGAAGGCGGGCTGTCAGGAGACCGTGTTCTATCGTCCGGGCAACCGCGTCACCGAGTGCGCGCACAGCAATGTGTCCATTCTCAAGGACGGCAAGTTTATCACCGCACCGACAGACAATCTGATTTTGCCGGGCATCGCGCGTGCGCATCTGATTCAGGCGTGCAAGAAGCTGGAAATTCCGGTGAGCGAGACGCCGTATACGCTGGAAGAACTGTTTGACGCGGATGAAATCATCGTGTCCAGCTCCAGCAAGCTGTGCCTGCGTGCCTGCGAGATTGACGGCAAGCCGGTAGGCGGCAAGGATGCGGAGCGCATGGAAAAGTTGCGTGCCGCAGTCATTGAAGAATTTGAGAGCGCAACCGCAGCGCAGTAA
- a CDS encoding Lrp/AsnC family transcriptional regulator, with the protein MDQIDQKILAHLKQNARARASDIGKAVHLSVSTVIERIHKMEDAGVICSYTVITNDAKVGNDVTALIEISLEHPRFNDSFSEKVMEHPNVISCYYLTGSYDYMVKVNCRSSDELETIHRWIKDQSGVCQTQTHFVLRTIKNIYSALPADPASAE; encoded by the coding sequence ATGGATCAGATCGACCAGAAAATACTGGCACACCTAAAACAAAATGCGCGCGCACGTGCTTCGGACATCGGAAAAGCCGTGCATCTGTCCGTGTCGACGGTCATCGAGCGCATTCATAAAATGGAAGATGCCGGCGTGATTTGCTCGTACACGGTCATCACCAACGACGCCAAGGTCGGCAACGATGTCACCGCCTTGATTGAAATTTCCTTGGAGCATCCGCGGTTTAACGACTCGTTTTCCGAGAAGGTGATGGAGCACCCCAACGTCATCTCCTGCTATTATCTCACCGGCAGCTATGACTACATGGTCAAGGTCAACTGCCGTTCTTCCGATGAACTGGAAACCATTCACCGCTGGATCAAGGATCAGTCCGGCGTGTGTCAGACGCAGACGCATTTTGTGCTGCGCACAATCAAGAACATCTACTCGGCTCTGCCGGCTGACCCTGCATCCGCAGAATAG
- a CDS encoding cation-translocating P-type ATPase has protein sequence MTQDYFRKTAAEALRAQNTSEQGLSAQEAAQRLQTYGKNKLSEGKKKSIVRIFAEQFRDLMVCILMIAAIISACSGNVESTIVIFVVLILNAVLGTVQYVKAEKSLESLKTMASPTAKVLRDGARVEIDSALVVPGDIVLLEAGDMVTADGRILENFSLKVNESSLTGESEGVDKQTDVIDAEQVALGDQKNMVFSGSLVTYGRASVLVTATGMHTELGKIAALMNQTQQRKTPLQESLDAFSAKLAIGILIICAGVFALSVFRTGMGILDSLMFAVALAVAAIPEALSSIVTIVLAMGTQKMARQNAIIKDLKAVESLGSVSVICSDKTGTLTQNKMTPQTLYADGQVIAKEQLELSNPVQRMLLKAALLASDATHDEDTGDSIGDPTEVALVMLGEQFGVIEEVYREQHPRLSELAFDSDRKRMSTLHDIDGVPTMFTKGAIDSLLNRSTHVLTSKGCVALTPQLREQIIRINTQMSEQGLRVLAFAYRELDADRPLELEDECSFTFLGLISMIDPPRPEAIQAVADAKRGGIKTVMITGDHKITATAIARQLGIFADGDIAVSGVELEQMTDAELDRQLPHISVYARVSPEHKIRIVHAWQRRGSIVSMTGDGVNDAPALKQADIGVAMGITGTEVSKDAASMILTDDNFATIVKAVVNGRSVYENIRNAIRFLLSGNTAGIFCVLYASLLALPVPFQPVHLLFINLLTDSLPAIAIGMEPARRGLLNRAPRDPKQPILNRALLCNIGWQGLLIAVVTMAAFYLGYQQHDAALASTMAFSTLTLARLFHGFNCRGEASIFRLKFSTNPYSNLAFAAGALLLLAVLFVPGLKQLFLVSPQFGISQLGIITALAVVPTLIIQTIKLIAEKR, from the coding sequence ATGACACAAGACTACTTTAGAAAGACGGCTGCGGAGGCGCTGCGCGCGCAGAATACCTCGGAACAGGGGCTGTCCGCGCAGGAGGCTGCGCAGAGATTGCAGACCTACGGAAAAAATAAGTTGTCCGAGGGAAAGAAAAAGAGCATCGTGCGGATTTTTGCAGAGCAGTTTCGCGATTTGATGGTATGTATCTTGATGATTGCAGCGATTATTTCCGCCTGTTCCGGCAATGTGGAGAGCACGATTGTCATTTTTGTCGTGCTGATTCTCAATGCCGTGCTCGGCACGGTGCAGTATGTGAAAGCGGAAAAATCGCTGGAGAGCCTGAAGACCATGGCGTCCCCGACAGCCAAGGTGCTGCGCGATGGTGCCCGCGTGGAGATTGATTCTGCATTGGTCGTTCCCGGCGATATCGTATTGCTGGAAGCGGGCGATATGGTGACTGCGGACGGCCGCATCTTAGAGAATTTTTCGCTCAAAGTCAATGAAAGCTCTTTGACCGGAGAATCCGAAGGCGTAGACAAGCAGACGGATGTGATTGACGCCGAGCAGGTTGCCCTAGGCGATCAGAAAAACATGGTGTTTTCCGGTTCGCTGGTGACCTACGGCCGCGCATCGGTGCTTGTCACAGCGACCGGCATGCACACGGAGCTGGGCAAGATTGCGGCACTGATGAACCAGACCCAGCAGCGCAAAACACCGCTGCAGGAGAGCTTGGACGCATTCAGCGCGAAGCTGGCGATTGGCATTCTCATCATCTGTGCGGGCGTGTTTGCTCTGTCCGTATTCCGCACCGGCATGGGGATTTTGGATTCGCTGATGTTTGCTGTGGCGCTCGCCGTGGCGGCCATTCCGGAAGCGCTGTCCTCCATCGTCACGATTGTGCTCGCCATGGGAACGCAGAAGATGGCGCGGCAAAATGCCATCATCAAGGATTTGAAGGCGGTAGAGAGCTTGGGCAGCGTGTCCGTCATTTGCTCGGACAAAACCGGCACGCTGACGCAAAACAAAATGACGCCGCAAACGCTGTATGCGGATGGACAGGTGATTGCCAAGGAACAGCTGGAGCTGTCCAATCCGGTGCAGCGCATGCTGCTCAAAGCCGCGCTGCTCGCCAGCGATGCAACGCATGATGAGGACACGGGAGATTCCATCGGTGATCCGACGGAGGTTGCGCTTGTCATGCTGGGCGAACAGTTCGGCGTGATTGAAGAAGTATATCGGGAACAGCATCCGCGGCTGAGCGAGCTTGCCTTTGACTCCGACCGCAAACGCATGAGCACCCTGCACGACATCGACGGTGTGCCGACCATGTTTACAAAGGGCGCCATAGACAGCCTGCTCAATCGCTCCACCCATGTGCTGACGAGCAAGGGATGTGTTGCGCTGACGCCGCAGCTGCGAGAGCAGATTATTCGCATCAATACGCAGATGTCCGAGCAGGGCTTGCGCGTGCTGGCGTTTGCATATCGGGAGCTGGACGCGGATCGCCCGCTGGAGCTGGAGGACGAGTGCAGCTTTACCTTCCTCGGTCTGATTTCCATGATAGATCCGCCGCGTCCGGAAGCGATTCAGGCGGTGGCGGATGCCAAACGCGGCGGCATCAAAACCGTCATGATTACCGGTGATCATAAAATTACAGCGACAGCGATTGCGCGTCAGCTGGGCATTTTTGCGGACGGGGATATTGCCGTATCCGGCGTAGAGCTGGAGCAGATGACGGACGCCGAGCTGGATCGCCAGCTGCCGCACATCTCGGTCTATGCGCGCGTGTCGCCGGAACACAAAATCCGCATCGTGCATGCATGGCAGCGGCGCGGCAGCATCGTTTCCATGACCGGTGACGGCGTAAACGATGCACCGGCACTCAAGCAAGCGGACATTGGCGTGGCCATGGGCATCACGGGCACGGAGGTCAGCAAGGACGCCGCTTCAATGATTTTGACGGATGATAATTTTGCAACGATTGTCAAGGCGGTCGTAAACGGCAGAAGCGTATATGAAAATATTCGAAATGCCATTCGGTTTTTGCTGTCCGGCAATACGGCGGGCATTTTCTGTGTGCTGTACGCATCGCTGCTGGCGCTGCCTGTGCCGTTTCAGCCGGTGCACCTGCTGTTTATCAATTTGCTGACGGACTCTCTGCCAGCCATTGCCATCGGCATGGAACCGGCGCGCCGCGGTTTGCTCAACCGCGCGCCGCGCGACCCGAAGCAGCCGATTTTGAACCGTGCGCTGCTGTGTAATATTGGATGGCAGGGTCTGCTGATTGCTGTCGTAACGATGGCGGCATTTTATCTGGGCTATCAGCAGCACGATGCAGCATTGGCATCGACCATGGCATTTTCAACGCTGACGCTGGCGCGCCTGTTCCATGGCTTCAACTGCCGCGGCGAGGCGTCCATCTTCCGCCTGAAATTTTCCACCAATCCGTATTCCAACTTGGCATTTGCTGCCGGTGCGCTGCTGCTGCTCGCCGTGCTGTTCGTGCCGGGACTCAAGCAGCTGTTTCTGGTTTCCCCGCAGTTTGGCATCAGCCAGCTGGGTATCATCACGGCATTGGCGGTTGTGCCGACGCTCATCATTCAAACAATCAAACTGATTGCCGAGAAGCGGTAA
- a CDS encoding YoaK family protein: MHHSEAHFQTSETFLLSAVLALSGGFQDAYTYNVRDEVFSNAQTGNIVLMSQHLMEGDWMTALHYLFPLLAFALGVFVAEHISHRYKTSTRLHWRQIVVAIEFVLLLLVGFIPTQYNIIATALVSFACSMQVQTFRKVHGYGYASTMCIGNLRSGTESLSIYLRDKRPEALRKALHYYGIICVFALGAGAGGICSLHIGLRAIWISSLLLCIAFSMMQKEHR; this comes from the coding sequence ATGCATCATTCGGAGGCGCATTTTCAAACCTCAGAGACCTTTTTGCTCAGCGCGGTCCTCGCGCTGTCCGGCGGTTTTCAAGACGCCTATACCTACAATGTGCGTGATGAGGTTTTTTCCAATGCACAAACCGGCAACATCGTTTTAATGAGCCAGCATTTGATGGAGGGCGATTGGATGACGGCTCTGCACTATCTGTTCCCGCTCCTCGCGTTCGCGCTGGGCGTGTTTGTCGCAGAGCATATCAGTCACCGCTACAAAACATCCACCCGCCTACATTGGCGGCAGATTGTCGTCGCCATCGAATTCGTTTTGCTCCTGCTTGTCGGCTTCATTCCCACACAGTACAACATCATTGCAACCGCTCTGGTATCCTTCGCCTGCTCCATGCAGGTGCAGACCTTCCGCAAGGTACACGGCTACGGATATGCCAGCACCATGTGTATCGGCAATCTGCGCAGCGGAACCGAGAGCCTGTCCATTTACCTGCGCGACAAACGGCCGGAGGCGCTGCGCAAGGCGCTGCATTATTACGGCATCATCTGCGTTTTTGCGCTCGGCGCAGGTGCAGGCGGCATTTGCTCGCTGCACATCGGCCTGCGGGCAATCTGGATATCCAGCCTGCTGCTGTGCATCGCATTCAGCATGATGCAAAAAGAACATCGCTGA
- a CDS encoding SH3 domain-containing protein, with product MYDEEERRQELLRRRAIRRRHKMREKRRRVRRRRFMLSVLVAAIVLFCLIRLGMLAYSAIHSRIDKTEQQVGQTEQIQSEKQTEQQTESSYSMAIITTAAGLNVRTGPGTTYPRVTTLSGGTILSTDAEKDNWSQIAEGTYLNDWLCSDYISRLREEDGRATVTKSTSLYAEPSAANFRTIAPLETDDVVRLLYSAKVDGEMWYEVQIQAYIGWIDADSIRIHEKY from the coding sequence GTGTACGACGAAGAGGAACGCCGACAGGAACTCCTGCGCCGTCGCGCGATACGCCGTAGGCATAAGATGCGGGAAAAGCGCAGACGTGTGCGCCGTCGCCGGTTCATGCTGTCTGTTCTCGTTGCCGCGATCGTGCTTTTTTGTCTGATTCGTTTGGGAATGCTGGCGTATTCCGCCATCCATAGCCGGATAGATAAAACAGAGCAGCAAGTTGGGCAGACAGAGCAGATACAATCCGAAAAACAGACGGAGCAGCAGACGGAATCTTCCTATTCCATGGCGATTATCACGACTGCCGCAGGGCTCAACGTCCGCACCGGTCCGGGGACAACCTATCCGCGCGTCACAACGCTTTCCGGCGGAACGATTCTCTCGACGGATGCGGAGAAAGACAATTGGTCTCAGATTGCAGAGGGAACCTATCTCAACGATTGGCTGTGTTCGGATTATATTTCCCGTCTGCGCGAGGAGGACGGCCGCGCGACCGTGACAAAGAGCACCAGTCTATATGCGGAACCGTCTGCGGCAAATTTCCGGACGATTGCACCGCTCGAGACAGACGATGTCGTTCGGCTGCTGTATTCCGCAAAGGTTGACGGAGAAATGTGGTACGAGGTTCAAATACAAGCATATATCGGCTGGATCGATGCGGACAGCATCCGCATCCATGAAAAATACTAA
- a CDS encoding NUDIX hydrolase: MSPELIKRLTEHQPSLIGLEQCRQAAVLIPLLETPDGVQIVLEQRSPKLKHQPRDICLPGGAIEAGETPRQAAVREACEELLLRPEQIQVFGLMDVLHTNTLMLYPYAAKLTDYDMTYSTAEVERVFCVPLSFFQTQKPEQYRITLPVHPPEDFPLSRIVGGKQYQWRERREDIVFYQYQDWTIWGITAKILQAFARITR, translated from the coding sequence ATGTCACCAGAACTTATCAAACGATTGACGGAGCATCAGCCGTCGCTCATCGGTCTGGAGCAATGCCGGCAGGCGGCGGTGCTGATTCCGCTGCTTGAGACACCGGACGGCGTGCAAATTGTGCTGGAACAGCGGTCACCCAAGCTCAAGCACCAGCCGAGAGATATTTGTCTGCCGGGCGGTGCGATAGAAGCGGGCGAGACGCCGCGGCAGGCAGCCGTGCGGGAGGCCTGCGAGGAGCTTTTGCTCCGGCCGGAGCAAATCCAAGTGTTCGGCTTGATGGACGTGCTGCACACCAATACGCTGATGCTGTATCCGTATGCGGCAAAGTTGACGGACTATGACATGACGTACAGCACGGCGGAGGTGGAGAGGGTGTTTTGCGTGCCGCTGTCGTTTTTTCAGACGCAGAAGCCGGAGCAATACCGCATTACGCTGCCGGTGCATCCACCGGAGGATTTTCCGCTGTCGCGCATTGTCGGCGGAAAACAATATCAGTGGCGGGAGCGCCGAGAGGACATTGTATTTTATCAGTATCAGGATTGGACAATTTGGGGCATCACCGCAAAAATTTTGCAGGCGTTTGCACGCATCACAAGGTGA